Proteins encoded in a region of the Salinicoccus sp. RF5 genome:
- a CDS encoding DUF2187 family protein, translating to MEVEVVAAKVGNIVEFDGMKGKVEKVNENSVIVDVTINDNFDEHEMFEKTVVNHKRYKIIEE from the coding sequence ATGGAAGTAGAAGTAGTAGCGGCGAAAGTTGGAAACATCGTAGAGTTTGACGGCATGAAAGGTAAAGTTGAGAAAGTGAACGAAAACTCCGTCATTGTCGACGTAACGATCAATGATAATTTCGACGAACACGAAATGTTTGAAAAGACGGTCGTCAACCACAAGAGATACAAGATCATCGAAGAGTAG
- a CDS encoding sigma-70 family RNA polymerase sigma factor codes for MQSSGNKRGIDASQDEAMNEKIKDYEPMIYSIMKRLNIQYDQDDYMQVGRMAVYNALSTFDDIAAKGATESQFVYTRIHQRLIDEIRRVSRYTNAVSVTADDLLAESVGGRLDNLHMMELESARGLLGEQEWLWLAYTLKGYSVREIAGVTGFSVSSVKNWRASARKKLRAVYDGA; via the coding sequence ATGCAGTCATCCGGAAATAAAAGAGGCATCGATGCGTCACAGGACGAAGCTATGAACGAGAAGATAAAGGATTATGAACCGATGATCTACAGCATCATGAAGCGTCTGAACATACAGTATGACCAGGATGACTACATGCAGGTGGGCCGCATGGCGGTGTACAATGCGCTGTCGACCTTCGATGACATTGCGGCGAAGGGGGCGACGGAATCCCAGTTCGTCTACACGCGGATCCATCAGCGGCTGATCGATGAGATACGCAGGGTCTCCCGCTATACGAATGCGGTGAGCGTGACGGCGGATGATCTGCTGGCGGAATCGGTCGGCGGGCGTTTGGACAACCTCCATATGATGGAACTGGAAAGCGCGCGGGGGCTGCTCGGGGAGCAGGAGTGGCTGTGGCTCGCGTACACATTGAAAGGGTACAGTGTGCGGGAAATTGCCGGGGTTACGGGCTTCAGCGTGTCGAGCGTGAAGAACTGGCGGGCGTCGGCGCGGAAGAAGCTGCGTGCGGTGTATGATGGGGCGTGA
- a CDS encoding competence protein ComK, which translates to MFTTPSLNPGVCCIEPVRHAEFLCQAVYHGRAPEPSHKPTEALIDELLIYYYGTNLAARRAHLKAAHAIHRMGPIVIDERMQFVLFPVTTSRARNPFWINLHHFLMCAPAGEGMTEIHFNHGMIKRVAADYNFCEKQYEKALRVLDRSTKIREQSALYITRHQKHSQEADFYN; encoded by the coding sequence ATGTTTACGACACCATCATTGAATCCGGGCGTCTGCTGCATCGAACCCGTCCGGCATGCAGAGTTCCTGTGCCAGGCGGTCTACCATGGCAGGGCGCCGGAGCCATCACACAAGCCGACAGAAGCACTGATCGACGAACTGCTCATCTACTATTACGGAACGAACCTCGCGGCACGGCGCGCCCATCTCAAGGCGGCGCATGCCATCCACCGCATGGGGCCGATCGTCATCGACGAGCGCATGCAGTTCGTCCTCTTTCCCGTTACGACAAGCCGCGCCCGCAATCCATTCTGGATCAACCTCCACCACTTCCTCATGTGTGCACCTGCAGGGGAGGGGATGACGGAAATCCACTTCAATCATGGTATGATTAAGCGGGTGGCGGCAGACTACAATTTCTGCGAAAAGCAGTACGAGAAGGCGCTCCGGGTTCTGGACCGCTCGACGAAGATCCGTGAGCAGAGCGCACTCTACATCACAAGGCACCAGAAGCACAGCCAAGAGGCGGATTTCTATAATTGA
- a CDS encoding spore coat protein, translated as MEFEDILDHAGKKRDELIATELLVSSKATVRAYAVALTETISPEVREILKRQLSQALNQHARIADYMIEREMYHPFDLDKQVKKDKKKVKKARKIIAEGEKPKQRSQKVKKRSRAEAAVADDAAPRLEDDASMSDAHETDRQPVESGSTRTE; from the coding sequence ATGGAATTCGAAGATATTTTGGATCACGCTGGCAAGAAGCGGGATGAGCTCATCGCCACGGAGCTGCTCGTCTCGTCCAAAGCCACCGTCCGTGCCTATGCCGTTGCACTGACGGAAACCATTTCCCCGGAAGTGCGGGAGATTCTGAAGCGCCAGCTGTCACAGGCGTTGAACCAGCATGCACGCATCGCCGACTATATGATCGAGCGGGAGATGTACCATCCGTTCGACCTTGATAAACAGGTCAAGAAGGATAAGAAGAAGGTGAAGAAGGCACGCAAGATCATCGCGGAAGGCGAGAAGCCGAAGCAGCGCAGCCAGAAGGTGAAGAAGCGCAGCAGGGCCGAAGCAGCCGTGGCTGATGATGCTGCGCCCAGGCTCGAGGATGATGCTTCCATGTCTGATGCGCATGAAACAGACCGCCAGCCGGTGGAATCCGGCAGTACACGTACAGAATAA